Proteins encoded by one window of Salvia splendens isolate huo1 chromosome 5, SspV2, whole genome shotgun sequence:
- the LOC121802150 gene encoding uncharacterized protein LOC121802150, which translates to MAPLQILCLLLVCLPLCLSASIHDLLKSMGLPPGLFPKDVKSYTFSASGLLQVYLDGPCLTRFDTMALYESELRANLTHGSLTGVQGLSQEELFLWLPVKDIIVNDPTSGLILFDIGLAHKQLSLSLFEDPPDCSTKGKLKELRGKEKGFV; encoded by the exons ATGGCGCCCCTCCAAATCCTCTGCCTCCTCCTTGTTTGTCTCCCGCTGTGCCTCTCCGCCTCCATCCACGACCTCCTTAAATCCATGGGCCTGCCGCCGGGCCTCTTCCCCAAGGACGTCAAGTCCTACACCTTCTCGGCGTCTGGCCTCCTCCAAGTCTACCTCGACGGCCCTTGTCTCACCAGATTCGACACCATGGCTTTATACGAGAGTGAGCTGCGCGCTAATCTCACCCACGGCAGCCTCACCGGCGTCCAAGGCCTCTCACAGGAAGAGCTCTTTCTCTGGCTCCCTGTCAAGGACATAATCGTGAATGACCCAACCTCCGGCTTAATCCTCTTCGATATCGGACTTGCTCACAAGCagctctccctctctctcttcgaGGATCCGCCCGATTGCTCCACCAAGG GTAAATTGAAGGAGCTGAGAGGAAAAGAGAAGGGCTTTGTGTAG
- the LOC121802910 gene encoding 60S ribosomal protein L8: MGRVIRAQRKGAGSVFKSHTHHRKGPARFRSLDFGERNGYLKGVVTEIIHDPGRGAPLARVTFRHPFRFQHQKELFVAAEGMYTGQFVYCGKKANLVVGNVLPLRSVPEGAVICNVEHHVGDRGVFARASGDYAIVISHNPDNGTSRIKLPSGAKKIVPSGCRAMIGQVAGGGRTEKPMLKAGNAYHKFRVKRNSWPKVRGVAMNPVEHPHGGGNHQHIGHASTVRRDAPPGQKVGLIAARRTGRLRGQAAATAAKADKA; encoded by the exons ATGGGTCGTGTAATCCGGGCACAGCGTAAGGGTGCGGGTTCGGTGTTCAAGTCCCACACCCACCACCGCAAGGGTCCGGCCCGATTCCGCTCCCTCGACTTCGGCGAGCGCAACGGCTACCTCAAGGGAGTCGTCACCGAGATCATCCACGACCCCGGCCGCGGTGCGCCCCTCGCCCGCGTCACCTTCCGCCACCCCTTCCGATTCCAGCACCAGAAGGAGCTATTCGTCGCAGCTGAGGGTATGTACACTGGCCAGTTCGTCTACTGCGGAAAGAAGGCTAACCTCGTCGTCGGAAACGTTTTGCCCCTCAGATCCGTTCCCGAGGGAGCTGTCATCTGCAACGTCGAGCACCATGTCGGTGACCGTGGTGTTTTCGCTAGGGCTTCTGGTGACTACGCTATCGTCATCTCGCACAATCCCGATAATGGAACCTCTAG AATTAAGCTCCCATCCGGAGCCAAAAAGATTGTTCCGAGTGGCTGCCGTGCAATGATTGGTCAGGTTGCTGGAGGAGGGCGTACTGAGAAGCCCATGTTGAAGGCAGGAAATGCGTATCACAAGTTCAGGGTGAAGAGAAACTCATGGCCCAAGGTCCGTGGTGTTGCCATGAACCCAGTGGAGCATCCCCATGGTGGTGGTAACCATCAACATATTGGTCATGCCAGTACTGTGCGTCGTGATGCACCACCTGGACAGAAGGTCGGTCTTATTGCAGCCAGGAGGACTGGTCGGCTCCGTGGTCAAGCTGCTGCTACAGCTGCTAAGGCTGACAAGGCTTAA
- the LOC121802537 gene encoding desiccation protectant protein Lea14 homolog — protein sequence MDLIEKAKNYVSDKMANVPVPEATVADVDLKGFGLDGITLLAKVSVANPYSVPIPICQIAYAVKSNERVVASGTIPDPGSLKARASTVLEVTVKVPHSAAVSLVRDIGGDWDIDYCLELGLIMDLPVVGNFTIPISYKGEMKLPTVSDFFSGSSGETNEKVVTK from the coding sequence ATGGACCTAATAGAGAAGGCAAAGAACTACGTCTCCGATAAGATGGCGAACGTGCCGGTGCCGGAGGCAACGGTGGCTGACGTGGATCTGAAAGGCTTCGGCCTCGACGGAATCACTCTCCTCGCCAAGGTCTCCGTCGCCAACCCCTACAGCGTCCCCATCCCGATCTGCCAGATCGCCTACGCTGTGAAGAGCAACGAGAGGGTGGTCGCCTCCGGCACCATCCCCGACCCCGGATCTCTTAAGGCCAGAGCCAGCACAGTGCTCGAGGTCACCGTCAAGGTGCCGCACAGCGCCGCCGTCAGCCTCGTCCGCGACATCGGCGGCGATTGGGACATCGATTATTGCCTGGAACTTGGCCTCATCATGGATCTCCCCGTCGTCGGGAATTTCACCATTCCGATCTCGTATAAGGGTGAGATGAAGCTGCCAACCGTTTCCGACTTTTTCTCTGGATCATCGGGTGAGACTAATGAGAAAGTCGTGACCAAATAG